One part of the Halobacteria archaeon AArc-dxtr1 genome encodes these proteins:
- a CDS encoding phosphoribosylaminoimidazolesuccinocarboxamide synthase, with protein sequence MTSVKEFRIEEVATAEKLGRGAFVFTDDYSVFDWGKMPDQIPDKGASLCTMGAYNFELLEAAGIPTHYRGVIEGGEVRTLDETTRPPWEMAIDLTQVPELPNEGREYDYVAYHEAAGENYLIPLEIIFRNRVPIGSSLRRRTDPADHGLSFDEWPEKPVELDEPIVEFSTKYEEGDRYLSRDEADEIAGLASIAALEERAREVNQVVTEQATAAGLAHDDGKIECLYYQGEIRVADVVGTFDENRFSYEGTPLSKEVLRQHHKRTQPEWVEALEAAKVQAKREDVANWKRLCDRDPEPLADEILETARNMYCAGTNAYTGRELFDAPALSRAVGAVSRL encoded by the coding sequence ATGACGAGCGTCAAGGAGTTCCGAATCGAGGAGGTGGCGACCGCCGAGAAGCTGGGACGAGGGGCGTTCGTCTTCACCGACGACTACTCCGTCTTCGACTGGGGGAAGATGCCCGACCAGATCCCCGATAAGGGTGCGAGCCTCTGTACAATGGGCGCCTACAACTTCGAACTGCTCGAAGCTGCGGGAATCCCGACTCACTACCGCGGCGTTATCGAGGGTGGCGAGGTCCGAACGCTCGACGAAACCACGCGACCACCGTGGGAGATGGCGATCGATCTCACGCAGGTACCGGAGCTGCCAAACGAGGGCCGAGAGTACGACTACGTGGCCTACCACGAGGCGGCCGGTGAGAACTACCTGATCCCACTCGAGATCATCTTCCGCAACCGCGTTCCGATCGGCTCCAGCCTGCGCCGGCGCACCGACCCCGCAGACCACGGACTCTCGTTCGACGAGTGGCCCGAGAAACCGGTCGAGTTGGACGAACCGATCGTCGAGTTCTCGACGAAGTACGAGGAAGGCGACCGATATCTCAGCCGGGACGAAGCCGACGAGATCGCCGGCCTGGCGTCGATCGCAGCGCTCGAGGAACGCGCTCGTGAGGTCAACCAGGTCGTCACCGAGCAGGCGACGGCAGCAGGGCTCGCCCACGACGACGGCAAGATCGAGTGTCTGTACTACCAGGGAGAGATCCGGGTGGCCGACGTCGTCGGCACCTTCGACGAGAACCGATTTAGCTACGAGGGAACGCCCCTGTCCAAGGAGGTGTTGCGCCAGCACCACAAGCGGACCCAACCGGAGTGGGTCGAGGCGCTCGAAGCAGCGAAGGTCCAGGCGAAACGAGAGGACGTCGCCAACTGGAAGCGCCTCTGTGACCGCGACCCGGAACCGCTCGCAGACGAGATTCTCGAGACGGCGCGCAACATGTACTGCGCGGGAACGAACGCCTACACGGGACGGGAGCTCTTCGATGCGCCCGCACTCTCGAGAGCGGTCGGTGCCGTGAGTCGACTGTAA
- the cofH gene encoding 7,8-didemethyl-8-hydroxy-5-deazariboflavin synthase subunit CofH, which yields MERPVTDADLAFEHVPETGQSFENALAKARDGVRLSVDDAIELLTTGTEGSGIDPRRKEQVLEAADRRRAEVVGEEVTFVANLNNNVTTACNVGCLFCNFKDSAHLFESDRQEASGPKTVGFTKTPEQSREIVRDAVDRGTYEVCSVSGLHPAFALDDEHREILDARAADDPEAAARAVNYKSPVRYDTDPGTYADQIAAMSVDGVHVHSMTPEEAYHARRGTDWSYEEVYRRLRDAGLDTVPGTAAEILVDEVRDVICPGKIDTDGWLRAMEAAANVGLGLTATIMYGHVENEAHRAIHLQRVRDLQERVDGAITEFVPLSFVHQNTPLYEHDVVSGGASQDEDELMIAVSRLFLDNIEHIQSSWVKYGDEGGLKMLACGADDFMGTILSEEITKRAGGEYGEFRSVADYADLISSIGRIPVERSTDYEQRRVVDPDESPLGPQLGPKADGTPLLARNERSQLVDN from the coding sequence ATGGAGCGACCGGTCACTGACGCCGATCTCGCCTTCGAACACGTTCCCGAGACGGGCCAGTCTTTCGAGAACGCGCTCGCGAAGGCGCGAGACGGCGTCCGACTCTCGGTCGACGACGCGATCGAGCTGCTGACGACGGGGACGGAGGGCTCCGGAATCGATCCCCGGCGCAAGGAACAGGTGCTCGAGGCTGCCGACCGTCGGCGGGCCGAGGTCGTCGGCGAGGAGGTCACCTTCGTCGCGAACTTGAACAACAACGTCACCACCGCCTGTAACGTCGGCTGTCTGTTCTGTAACTTCAAAGATTCGGCCCATCTGTTCGAGTCGGACCGGCAAGAGGCATCCGGCCCCAAGACCGTCGGGTTCACCAAGACGCCCGAGCAGTCCCGCGAGATCGTCCGTGATGCGGTCGATCGCGGAACCTACGAGGTTTGCTCGGTTTCGGGCTTACACCCCGCGTTCGCCCTCGACGACGAGCACCGCGAAATTCTCGACGCCCGCGCGGCCGACGACCCCGAGGCGGCCGCCCGGGCGGTCAACTACAAATCCCCAGTGCGGTACGACACCGATCCCGGAACCTACGCCGACCAGATCGCGGCGATGAGCGTCGACGGTGTCCACGTCCACTCGATGACCCCCGAAGAGGCCTACCACGCCCGTCGAGGCACCGACTGGTCCTACGAGGAGGTCTATCGTCGACTCCGAGATGCGGGGCTCGATACGGTGCCGGGAACGGCCGCTGAGATCCTCGTCGACGAGGTTCGTGACGTCATCTGCCCGGGCAAGATCGACACTGACGGCTGGCTGCGCGCGATGGAGGCGGCTGCGAACGTCGGACTCGGGCTCACTGCCACGATCATGTACGGCCACGTCGAGAACGAAGCTCACCGTGCGATCCATTTACAACGGGTGCGGGACCTCCAGGAGCGCGTCGACGGCGCGATTACGGAGTTCGTCCCGCTTTCGTTCGTCCACCAGAACACGCCTTTGTACGAGCACGACGTGGTTTCGGGTGGTGCCTCCCAGGACGAGGACGAACTGATGATCGCCGTCTCGCGGCTGTTCCTCGACAATATCGAGCACATCCAGTCCTCCTGGGTCAAGTACGGCGACGAGGGTGGGCTGAAGATGCTCGCTTGCGGTGCCGACGACTTCATGGGGACGATCCTCTCTGAGGAGATCACCAAACGCGCCGGCGGCGAGTACGGCGAGTTCCGATCGGTCGCCGACTACGCCGATCTGATCTCCTCGATCGGGCGGATCCCTGTCGAGCGCTCGACGGATTACGAGCAACGCCGTGTCGTCGACCCCGACGAGTCGCCGCTTGGACCCCAACTCGGTCCGAAAGCCGACGGTACACCGCTGCTCGCACGTAACGAGCGCTCCCAGCTGGTCGACAATTGA
- a CDS encoding TrmB family transcriptional regulator: protein MSTEDLSTDFQQIMQKFDVKKYEIEGYVTVVEHGALTARELAEHSSIPQSRVYDVARSLAETGLVEVHESRPIRIVAVDPEEAFSKHICELNNVVEDLKREYNSPTEKMENGSLVKSRSTILRYIDEVIASAERELFISLTPGLLEKFEDELRDAAARNVTTSLIVSPASRASSSEFFDYDSVATDARARRGVTTPVVAVADGSYLVYASRELIKNKTDDYGVILCDSEMVSIAIEFFQSTIWTTSERQLSASNTQIGFPQQYASIQHCKRDLAVLDEPVYARIVGRDVLTGEQREITGKVELTHSEGYPGNTHIDSFAIKSGNERMLIGDRFASHQDVEARTIEINDQPYAKEQRYSETKLKEGVS, encoded by the coding sequence ATGTCCACAGAGGATCTATCGACCGACTTCCAGCAGATTATGCAGAAGTTCGACGTCAAAAAATACGAGATAGAGGGATACGTAACGGTCGTCGAACACGGGGCGTTGACTGCGCGCGAACTCGCAGAACACTCCAGTATTCCACAGTCGCGCGTCTACGACGTCGCTCGAAGCCTGGCTGAGACCGGATTGGTGGAGGTACACGAGTCAAGACCGATTCGTATCGTCGCAGTTGACCCTGAGGAAGCCTTTTCCAAGCATATCTGCGAGTTGAACAACGTTGTCGAGGATCTGAAACGGGAATATAATTCACCGACCGAAAAGATGGAGAACGGCTCCCTCGTGAAATCGCGGTCGACGATACTCCGGTATATCGACGAAGTGATTGCCAGCGCAGAGCGCGAGTTGTTCATCTCCCTTACGCCTGGGTTGCTAGAAAAGTTCGAGGACGAACTTCGCGACGCGGCAGCTCGGAATGTCACGACGAGTCTGATAGTGTCACCGGCTTCCAGAGCATCCTCGTCTGAATTCTTTGATTACGATAGTGTCGCCACAGACGCTCGTGCCCGCCGTGGTGTCACGACCCCGGTCGTCGCCGTCGCAGATGGCAGCTACTTGGTGTACGCTTCCCGTGAATTGATCAAGAACAAGACCGACGACTACGGAGTCATCCTCTGTGACTCGGAGATGGTGTCGATCGCGATCGAGTTCTTCCAGAGCACTATTTGGACGACGTCCGAGCGCCAACTCTCGGCGAGTAATACACAGATCGGATTTCCACAACAGTACGCGTCCATCCAACACTGCAAGCGGGATCTCGCCGTGTTAGACGAACCCGTGTACGCACGAATCGTCGGACGTGACGTACTAACCGGTGAACAGCGCGAAATCACTGGAAAAGTCGAACTGACCCACTCCGAAGGCTATCCGGGCAATACGCACATCGATTCGTTCGCCATCAAAAGCGGAAACGAAAGGATGCTGATCGGCGACCGGTTCGCAAGTCACCAAGATGTCGAAGCCAGAACCATCGAGATCAACGATCAGCCGTACGCCAAAGAACAGCGGTATAGCGAAACGAAACTCAAAGAAGGAGTGAGCTAG
- a CDS encoding glucose 1-dehydrogenase, whose protein sequence is MLAIAVERGESRPRVIDVERPEPSEGEVLIRILRVGIDGTDHEVIDGNHGGYPEGSDYQILGHEAVGVVEESNGTSLAEGQHVVPTVRRPPADGTNEYFERGEPDMAPDGAYVERGIAGAHGFMTEYVTSEPEFLVPIPEELAETGFLVEPISNSEKALELATASRSSFEWQPESAMVLGNGPLGLLTLAMLSGTGQPFERTYCLGRRDRPDPTIDIIERLGATYVDSRKTPVTDVPEAHEPLDFVYEATGYAKHAFETVEALAPNGVGALLGIPGDWEFEIDGGKFHREFVLENKALVGSVNSHVPHFEAAVETLQRYPDWFTDEIITHVVEPDDVATAFETSDDRIKVAVSFE, encoded by the coding sequence ATGCTCGCCATCGCCGTCGAGCGGGGCGAGAGTCGCCCTCGCGTTATCGACGTCGAGCGTCCGGAGCCATCGGAGGGGGAGGTTCTGATACGGATCCTCCGGGTCGGCATCGACGGAACCGACCACGAGGTCATCGACGGCAACCACGGCGGCTACCCCGAGGGGTCGGACTACCAGATCCTCGGCCACGAAGCCGTCGGCGTCGTCGAAGAGTCGAACGGGACCTCACTCGCCGAAGGACAGCACGTCGTTCCGACGGTTCGGCGTCCGCCGGCCGACGGCACCAACGAGTACTTCGAGCGCGGCGAACCCGACATGGCTCCCGACGGCGCGTACGTCGAGCGCGGGATCGCCGGTGCGCACGGCTTCATGACAGAGTACGTCACGAGCGAGCCCGAATTCCTGGTTCCGATCCCCGAGGAACTCGCAGAGACCGGCTTCCTCGTCGAACCGATCAGTAACTCCGAGAAGGCCCTGGAGCTGGCAACTGCCTCCCGGTCATCGTTCGAGTGGCAGCCCGAGTCCGCGATGGTCTTGGGTAACGGTCCACTCGGTCTCCTGACGCTCGCGATGCTCAGTGGCACTGGCCAGCCCTTCGAGCGCACGTACTGTCTGGGCCGGCGCGACCGGCCGGATCCGACGATCGACATCATCGAACGGCTGGGGGCGACCTACGTCGACTCTCGGAAGACGCCCGTCACCGACGTTCCCGAGGCTCATGAGCCACTTGACTTCGTTTACGAGGCGACCGGCTACGCGAAGCACGCGTTCGAGACGGTCGAGGCGCTGGCGCCAAACGGCGTCGGCGCCCTGCTGGGCATTCCGGGCGACTGGGAGTTCGAGATCGACGGTGGGAAGTTCCACCGGGAGTTCGTTCTCGAGAACAAGGCCCTCGTCGGCAGCGTCAACTCCCACGTCCCACACTTCGAGGCCGCTGTCGAGACGCTTCAGCGCTATCCGGACTGGTTTACCGACGAAATCATCACTCACGTGGTCGAACCCGACGATGTCGCGACTGCCTTCGAAACCAGTGACGACCGAATCAAGGTCGCAGTCTCTTTTGAGTGA
- a CDS encoding aminotransferase class V-fold PLP-dependent enzyme — MPDENIYNEFGVPAVINASGTKTRIGGSRIRPEAVDAMSRASQRFVRLSDLQAAASERIADVTGAEAGYVTNGAAGALVLSAAACIAGDDPGTMARLPDTEGVADEIIMPRTHRTGYDHALRTAGATIVDIGSNDRYLGTGSRDVEPWEYADAISEDTVAIGHIYKAYGTPPLSEVCEIAHEHDLPVIVDAAAELPPVENLSWFTEQGADLVAFSGGKGIRGPQTTGILAGRADLIESVAFQHLDMHAAEDVWEPPQELMDTSKIDGVPKQGIGRPLKVGKEELAGLLAALEAFREEDHEATSEEWLARAEEIATSLETVDGLDPSIDNSDISVAPEVDVQVEVGPAVATDLVGALRREEPRVFVGADALPDGRFTISPMCLTDAEAEYVVERIETNLRNGEGS; from the coding sequence ATGCCAGACGAGAATATATACAACGAGTTCGGCGTTCCTGCGGTCATCAACGCGTCCGGAACGAAAACCCGAATTGGGGGGAGCCGCATCCGTCCCGAGGCGGTCGACGCAATGTCCCGCGCGTCACAGCGATTCGTCCGTCTCTCAGATCTTCAGGCTGCGGCTAGCGAGCGAATCGCCGACGTGACCGGCGCTGAAGCCGGCTACGTCACGAACGGCGCCGCAGGGGCACTCGTCCTCTCGGCGGCCGCCTGTATCGCGGGCGACGATCCGGGAACGATGGCGCGACTGCCCGACACCGAGGGCGTCGCCGACGAGATCATCATGCCCCGAACCCACCGCACCGGCTACGACCACGCGCTGCGGACGGCTGGCGCGACGATCGTCGATATCGGTTCGAACGACCGGTATCTCGGTACCGGCTCGCGCGACGTCGAACCCTGGGAGTACGCGGACGCAATCTCCGAGGACACCGTCGCGATCGGCCACATTTACAAGGCCTACGGTACGCCGCCGCTATCAGAAGTCTGTGAAATCGCTCACGAGCACGACCTCCCGGTGATCGTCGACGCTGCCGCAGAACTACCGCCGGTCGAAAACCTCTCGTGGTTCACCGAGCAGGGTGCGGATCTAGTGGCGTTCTCGGGCGGGAAGGGGATCCGCGGGCCCCAAACCACGGGGATCCTCGCTGGACGAGCGGACCTGATCGAGTCCGTCGCCTTCCAGCACCTGGACATGCACGCCGCCGAGGATGTCTGGGAACCACCACAGGAACTCATGGACACGAGTAAGATCGATGGCGTCCCCAAACAGGGGATCGGCCGCCCGCTCAAGGTCGGCAAGGAGGAACTCGCCGGACTCCTCGCGGCCCTCGAGGCGTTCCGCGAGGAAGACCACGAGGCAACCAGTGAGGAGTGGCTCGCTCGCGCCGAGGAAATCGCAACCAGCCTCGAGACCGTCGACGGCCTCGATCCGTCGATCGACAACTCCGACATTTCTGTCGCCCCCGAAGTCGACGTTCAAGTCGAGGTCGGCCCGGCGGTTGCAACCGATCTCGTCGGCGCACTCCGTCGCGAGGAGCCGCGAGTGTTCGTCGGCGCCGACGCGCTCCCGGACGGTCGGTTTACCATCAGCCCGATGTGTCTGACCGACGCCGAGGCGGAGTACGTCGTCGAACGAATCGAAACGAATCTCCGAAACGGGGAGGGAAGCTGA
- a CDS encoding PQQ-dependent sugar dehydrogenase: MPKRPMADSEHTDSNTGRRLAQGLGGLGAVGLAGCLGDSDDNGDDDNGEDEPNGNGPENGNGPENGNGNGEPEQTYWHRELQPEWGEPDPEAATDWDNYEISAVLEQDYLMAIDTGPDDRVWYIERGESFPVWGDGTCDVGWVDPDTEEHEAVLELDVKFGYEDGQDVDQTSRELGGQGIALDPAFGENGHVYICYHPSSEDMEDIGTSPYEEFYDGEITWGYMLVSRFAFDGDVIDPASEEEIIRIPIQLDGCCHHGGSIQFGPEGHLYISTGDNTQATPDLAPLDDRESVHPAFDAARTSGNTADLRGKILRITPDEDGGYSVPDGNLKEKHEEHLGEEFDDEEFRPEIHSMGFRNPFVFSIDEHTGAIFTGDYAPGGGNWNTDRGPMGISGYQLICEPSNAGWPFFKGYYPYRRYDYESDELGQPYWMDNPRNDSRNNTGLERIPPITPDLIWHPQTGQGEAYTDAPAWVDMPRPGERTWPIVEEAGGVNGGPSYRYSEEFGEGALDPYFEGKQFFMAPYGTNIGPFYITFAEDGSIEIDEFLPDAPWHTPMEIKYDPQGRLYVLNYAEDGSGAIYMVEYDG; encoded by the coding sequence ATGCCAAAGAGACCAATGGCTGATTCGGAACATACTGATTCTAATACGGGTCGGAGACTAGCCCAGGGGCTCGGTGGGCTGGGTGCGGTCGGACTGGCCGGCTGCCTGGGCGACAGCGACGACAACGGCGACGACGACAACGGAGAAGACGAGCCAAACGGGAACGGGCCAGAAAACGGTAATGGTCCAGAAAACGGCAACGGGAACGGTGAGCCCGAGCAGACGTACTGGCATCGGGAGCTGCAGCCCGAGTGGGGCGAGCCCGACCCAGAGGCGGCGACCGACTGGGATAACTACGAGATCAGCGCCGTCCTCGAGCAAGATTACCTGATGGCCATCGACACCGGCCCCGACGACCGCGTCTGGTACATCGAACGCGGCGAATCATTCCCCGTCTGGGGAGACGGGACGTGCGACGTGGGTTGGGTCGACCCCGATACCGAGGAACACGAAGCTGTCCTCGAACTCGACGTCAAATTCGGCTACGAGGACGGGCAAGACGTAGATCAAACGTCGCGTGAACTAGGCGGTCAGGGTATCGCGCTGGACCCGGCGTTCGGGGAGAACGGCCACGTCTACATCTGCTACCATCCTTCCTCGGAAGATATGGAAGACATCGGCACGAGCCCGTACGAAGAGTTCTACGACGGCGAGATCACATGGGGGTATATGCTGGTCTCACGCTTTGCGTTCGATGGCGACGTGATCGATCCCGCCTCCGAAGAAGAGATCATCCGCATTCCGATACAACTCGATGGCTGCTGCCACCACGGCGGCAGCATCCAGTTCGGCCCCGAAGGTCACCTCTACATCTCGACGGGAGATAATACGCAAGCAACACCAGATCTCGCGCCGCTTGACGACCGTGAAAGCGTGCATCCGGCGTTCGATGCGGCACGGACATCCGGAAATACGGCGGACCTCCGTGGCAAAATCCTTCGGATCACGCCCGACGAGGACGGGGGCTATTCCGTTCCGGACGGCAATCTGAAGGAGAAACACGAGGAGCATCTGGGCGAGGAGTTCGACGACGAGGAGTTCCGACCCGAGATTCACTCGATGGGCTTTCGAAATCCGTTCGTCTTCTCGATCGACGAACACACAGGAGCCATCTTCACCGGCGACTACGCTCCTGGGGGCGGTAATTGGAACACGGATCGTGGTCCAATGGGAATCTCCGGCTACCAGCTGATCTGTGAGCCGAGCAACGCGGGATGGCCGTTCTTCAAGGGGTACTATCCGTACCGTCGGTACGACTACGAAAGCGACGAGCTCGGGCAGCCGTACTGGATGGACAACCCGCGGAACGATTCGCGCAACAACACGGGGCTCGAGCGAATTCCACCGATCACGCCGGACTTGATCTGGCACCCCCAGACCGGCCAAGGCGAAGCGTATACTGACGCTCCCGCGTGGGTAGATATGCCCCGGCCTGGAGAGCGCACGTGGCCGATCGTCGAAGAGGCTGGCGGTGTGAACGGGGGACCGTCGTACCGGTACTCAGAGGAGTTCGGTGAGGGGGCGCTCGATCCGTACTTCGAGGGCAAGCAGTTCTTCATGGCGCCGTACGGGACGAACATCGGGCCGTTTTACATCACGTTCGCGGAGGACGGGAGTATCGAGATCGACGAGTTCTTGCCGGACGCGCCGTGGCACACACCGATGGAGATCAAGTACGATCCGCAGGGCCGTCTCTACGTGTTGAACTACGCTGAGGATGGCTCTGGTGCCATCTACATGGTCGAGTACGACGGCTGA
- a CDS encoding fibronectin type III domain-containing protein, which produces MSDVYPYALLLEDPTSEMGISWIDDTGESGGASQTVSYGTEPDALAESEEAEGEEFPESDGAYVYHTTLTGLEPDTTYHIEIDATDSLTHQFNTFPLERPEEMRIGITSDHHPWREGIGMADAGNGAAVMEEFGQFEPDIVYYPGDFVTFATSHTTEDTENWLTWFDDYMGGINQGYLKPFFAGAGNHELAEIVGCCWEGRKEGFDYEDLTPDAGYFQMLFPNIVELDPVGENYGSVTISDYLQLVMLDSHSAFVDDQAEWLAETIDPSVDLVVPGCHQPMLPGGDRGSYELMASMRSLWGPILHEAPNVQCYFVGNEHAYKNTLPWTIVDDEPDHDNYFDLDDEFFDLEDVGYMVVDDGVTTTEDTITKENGIIEFGDGWPNNRAIPSEEGDWFLNYAEGDSVDEAQYQLLDIYSESMTISEVNQVGEAMASFDFELANVEGDGAIVQAGETLVVEAEVTNDGDEAGTQEITMLRDSSVVDSVSDVEIDPGESETVVLEWDVMSGHEGTWEIEVVSDDESDSIEVTVPSSIGAN; this is translated from the coding sequence ATGAGTGATGTATATCCGTACGCGTTGTTGCTGGAAGACCCGACATCGGAGATGGGGATCAGCTGGATCGACGACACGGGCGAGAGCGGTGGGGCGAGCCAGACGGTCTCGTATGGGACGGAGCCAGACGCATTGGCGGAGAGCGAAGAGGCCGAGGGCGAGGAGTTTCCGGAGTCTGACGGCGCCTACGTCTACCACACGACACTGACGGGGCTCGAACCCGACACCACCTACCACATCGAAATCGACGCCACCGACTCCCTCACCCACCAGTTCAACACGTTCCCGCTCGAACGGCCCGAAGAGATGCGGATCGGAATCACCTCCGATCATCACCCCTGGCGCGAGGGCATCGGGATGGCTGACGCCGGAAATGGGGCGGCCGTGATGGAGGAGTTCGGTCAGTTCGAACCGGACATCGTCTACTACCCTGGTGACTTCGTCACTTTTGCAACCAGCCACACGACCGAAGACACGGAAAATTGGCTTACGTGGTTCGACGACTACATGGGGGGAATCAACCAGGGCTACCTCAAACCGTTCTTCGCCGGCGCCGGAAACCATGAACTCGCCGAAATCGTCGGTTGTTGCTGGGAAGGGCGGAAGGAGGGATTCGACTACGAGGATCTAACGCCGGATGCGGGGTACTTCCAGATGCTCTTCCCGAATATCGTCGAGTTAGACCCGGTCGGGGAGAACTACGGGAGCGTGACGATTTCGGACTACCTGCAGCTGGTGATGCTCGACTCGCACTCGGCGTTCGTCGACGATCAAGCCGAGTGGCTCGCCGAGACGATCGATCCGTCGGTAGATCTCGTCGTGCCAGGCTGTCACCAACCCATGTTGCCTGGTGGTGACCGCGGCAGTTACGAGTTGATGGCGAGTATGCGGTCGCTGTGGGGACCAATCCTCCACGAGGCGCCGAACGTCCAGTGTTACTTCGTTGGCAATGAACACGCCTACAAGAATACGCTTCCCTGGACGATCGTCGACGACGAACCCGACCACGACAACTACTTCGACCTCGACGACGAGTTCTTCGACCTGGAAGACGTCGGCTACATGGTCGTCGATGACGGGGTGACGACGACCGAAGACACCATCACCAAAGAGAACGGCATCATCGAGTTCGGCGACGGCTGGCCGAACAATCGTGCGATCCCGTCCGAGGAGGGCGACTGGTTCCTCAATTATGCCGAAGGAGATAGTGTGGATGAGGCACAGTACCAGCTTCTGGACATCTATTCGGAGTCGATGACGATCTCGGAGGTGAACCAGGTCGGCGAGGCGATGGCAAGTTTCGACTTCGAACTCGCAAACGTCGAGGGTGACGGAGCGATCGTCCAGGCGGGTGAGACGCTCGTCGTCGAAGCAGAGGTCACCAACGACGGCGACGAGGCTGGAACCCAGGAGATCACAATGCTTCGGGACAGCTCGGTCGTCGATTCTGTCAGTGACGTCGAGATCGATCCTGGCGAATCGGAGACGGTCGTCCTCGAGTGGGACGTGATGAGCGGTCACGAGGGTACCTGGGAGATTGAGGTCGTAAGCGACGACGAGTCGGATTCGATCGAGGTTACCGTCCCGTCCAGTATCGGAGCAAACTGA
- a CDS encoding plastocyanin/azurin family copper-binding protein, with the protein MRRRYVLASSVGLLVGSAGCLDEVDVPRDDDDAEDDTNGNKTDEDDDGDTNGEAANFEVLALDQATIEVTGEEPIDVHATVTNTGDRAGERTVRLWIGTDVVSTREISLEPGEEETVSFEDVALADFGPGEYTILVTSGNTETTGTLLIEQSLDPDDWADVTSVRLLAHSAGWIGVEPTMIEGVENPTVLLSEGVEYELTWEEDDCSSHNIELRDVNDQVVGEYVTPIEGGCGVTQSLTFEADSDMQYYVCDPHASSMRGRIELA; encoded by the coding sequence ATGCGACGTCGGTACGTTCTCGCCTCTAGTGTCGGACTGCTCGTCGGGAGCGCTGGGTGTCTCGACGAGGTCGACGTTCCGAGAGATGACGATGATGCGGAGGACGATACAAACGGCAACAAGACCGATGAAGATGACGACGGAGATACTAATGGTGAGGCTGCAAATTTCGAGGTTTTAGCTCTCGACCAGGCGACAATCGAGGTAACAGGAGAGGAACCTATCGACGTTCACGCGACCGTGACCAACACCGGCGATCGAGCGGGTGAGCGAACGGTCCGACTGTGGATCGGTACCGATGTCGTCTCTACACGAGAGATATCGCTCGAACCGGGCGAAGAGGAGACCGTCTCGTTCGAGGATGTCGCACTCGCTGATTTTGGACCCGGTGAGTACACGATACTCGTCACCTCGGGGAATACGGAAACGACTGGCACGCTACTAATAGAGCAATCCCTCGACCCCGACGACTGGGCAGATGTAACCTCAGTTCGGCTCTTGGCCCACAGTGCCGGCTGGATCGGCGTCGAACCGACAATGATCGAAGGAGTAGAGAACCCAACCGTTCTCCTGTCCGAGGGAGTCGAATACGAACTCACCTGGGAAGAAGACGACTGTAGCAGCCACAACATCGAACTCAGAGATGTGAACGATCAGGTCGTCGGTGAGTATGTGACACCAATCGAAGGTGGATGTGGGGTTACACAGTCGCTTACGTTCGAGGCAGACTCGGATATGCAATATTACGTCTGCGACCCCCACGCGAGTTCGATGCGAGGGAGGATCGAACTCGCGTAG